The Pirellulaceae bacterium genomic interval TCCATCGAGATTCGCGACTGGGAGCTTCGATGCAACTGGGAGCTTCGATGCAACTGGGAAATTGCGTGAGAGCGGTTTGTGGGCGTGGCGATGCCCCCAACCATAACGGGGCACTATACTACACCATGACGAACTGTGTGACGGGCAAATCCAAGTAGGCATGAAGGCAGGAATCATGAGTCGGTTGGGGCTGGCGCTATCCGGAGGTGGTTTTCGAGCGACCGTATATCATCTGGGAGTGGTGCGCTTTCTCCGCGACGCAGGGATTCTGCCCAACATCACACACATGACCACCGTTTCAGGCGGTAGTATTCTCGGGGCTCATCTCGCCTTGAACTGGGACCGTTACTGTGGGACTGCCGATCAGTTTACTGAAGCTTCGGAAGAGATTCTCGAGGTTGTAAGACTTGACGTGAGAAATCGGATTCTACGGCGATTTCCATTTGCATCCATTGTAAATACAGGCCGCACCTTATTGCGAATGGGTTCTGTCAGGCAGCTTACGCGTCCCGGCCTTCTCGAAAAATATTATGAACAGTTTCTCTACGGCGATGTGCCTCTGTCTCACCTGCCGGAAAATCCCAACCTCCACATTTTGGCGACGAATTTGAGTGAAGGTTGTCTTTGTTCCTTTAATCGTCGTGGAATGTTGTTGCAGCGAAGACTGCCAGGGCGTCGCGATCAATTCGAGCGAATTCAAACGGGTTTGGCGACGGTATCGATGGCGGTGGCCGCCTCATCAGCGTTTCCTGGATTCTTTCCACCGCTCGAACTCAACGGATGGGAGGTTGGGGCGGACGGAGGTGAATTCAATCGACAAACGTTCACGGATGGTGGCGTGTACGACAACCTGGGCCTACGCATGTTCCGTTGCCTGGAACAGTCATCGGTTCGCGACGCAGTCCCTTTTCGTAAACAAGATTTCCTAGAGCTTGAATCTGTCACTGTCTCCTTGCGATCCGCACTTGGTTTGCCCGCCGGGACCCCGCTGCGCCGGCTTCGTGAGAAGTTGGACCGTTATGATCATGATCGGTTGCTTGAAAGCGATGCTAATTCGTCGGACAAGACAACGGAACTGATCGTTCGTGGTTTTTGGGAGATCATGCGAACCGATCGACTTTACCGCGACCCTTGTTTTCAGGAAATGCAGCTTGCTGATCCCGGAGCGCAGACGCTTTTGCAACATGTGGTAGAGTCGGGCAGGGATCTCGATCTGGATGACAGCCTTTGGTTAAACCGACAGATTATTGAGTCGGCTTTTCGGAAAGTAATCGGTCGGCCCTGCGTGAGGTCGACGAGTCAAGAGTTCGATGGAATTCTCGTGAGTGACGCGGGCGGTAAATTCAAAGCGACCCGTGATCTGCGACGTGGCGGGCTGGTGAGCACAGCATTACGCTCGTCTGATATTCTGATGGATCGCGTCTGGCAACTGGAATTGGAAGCCTCCATCAATGCTTCCGGAGTGATTTATTTGCCGATTTCGGAAGTCGTCGATAAAGCACAGGATCGCTGGGCACTTGATCCGGAAATACAGCGACAGGCAGCACAGATTCGAACGGATCTCGACCGCTTCACAAACCTGGAGATTTCAGCCTTGGTGCAACACGGATATTGTGTAGCAAGGCAGATCTGTCGGTCCCACCCACAACTCTTTCATGGTCCGATCGAATCGGGGCCCCCTTGGGATCCGATTGAGGAAGGACGTGCCGACAAGGTTTCATCTTCGCAAGGGGAAAGCGTGCGGGAATCGTCTGACTTGGTGACGGCTCGCAAGTTACGAGATTCGTCGCGTAGGCGAATTTGGAGTGCTTTGCTTAGCTACCGAGATTGGCCATCGTACGCATGGGTGCTATTGATTCTTTGCTTAGCCATTAGTTTGCCGACCTACATCCTGTCCATGCGAGAACGGGCCGCCCAACAACGTGTCGTTCTCACCGCCATTTCGGACATGAGTCCTGACTATCGTAAGATCCTGGAACTCCTTGAAAATGATGGCCCGGAAGAAATCAAGGGAATGCCGTT includes:
- a CDS encoding patatin-like phospholipase family protein, with protein sequence MSRLGLALSGGGFRATVYHLGVVRFLRDAGILPNITHMTTVSGGSILGAHLALNWDRYCGTADQFTEASEEILEVVRLDVRNRILRRFPFASIVNTGRTLLRMGSVRQLTRPGLLEKYYEQFLYGDVPLSHLPENPNLHILATNLSEGCLCSFNRRGMLLQRRLPGRRDQFERIQTGLATVSMAVAASSAFPGFFPPLELNGWEVGADGGEFNRQTFTDGGVYDNLGLRMFRCLEQSSVRDAVPFRKQDFLELESVTVSLRSALGLPAGTPLRRLREKLDRYDHDRLLESDANSSDKTTELIVRGFWEIMRTDRLYRDPCFQEMQLADPGAQTLLQHVVESGRDLDLDDSLWLNRQIIESAFRKVIGRPCVRSTSQEFDGILVSDAGGKFKATRDLRRGGLVSTALRSSDILMDRVWQLELEASINASGVIYLPISEVVDKAQDRWALDPEIQRQAAQIRTDLDRFTNLEISALVQHGYCVARQICRSHPQLFHGPIESGPPWDPIEEGRADKVSSSQGESVRESSDLVTARKLRDSSRRRIWSALLSYRDWPSYAWVLLILCLAISLPTYILSMRERAAQQRVVLTAISDMSPDYRKILELLENDGPEEIKGMPFNEVKELSASDLTGFNVLSDTRIFDLRSWANRNDDASAVGYARLTVERTKENTNPILQVRRPTRVKDGIISSPSKRLKPKLFRMSQGEHNFIWGIDFDFHEVPFGGRSDLRIEQVLTPENASLMDGGGRFRFSIYTPTSLLEVWMLLPKGRSCDSFEVRAFPIGKPELAKIVVPNSQVQLALGSIATFRLIRPTAPFEYECVWKWNKLVPNQ